A stretch of the Vigna radiata var. radiata cultivar VC1973A chromosome 9, Vradiata_ver6, whole genome shotgun sequence genome encodes the following:
- the LOC106774255 gene encoding DEAD-box ATP-dependent RNA helicase 31: MHTKLLTQIRLLHPLLPMKPRTLPLLSRAFFFPPSKFLRTAPFKARAFSSRAHAHARDKLPVRPSKSLVDDEADLSDWVDDLRTGRVDRFSQRFSSDEDEDRKFRPPPRNNNRASTNLGKRRGEGLRIGRQNANARRKIRPRSDDDEEVVESRRKFKGGGVRAFLGEDESEDEESDGSEEEEILNKSRTALFGQQNGLNRKTVEPTPRPSSPGGSDSYLSESRFDQCSVSQLSLKGVKDAGYEKMTVVQEATLPVILKGKDVLAKARTGTGKTVAFLLPSIEVVVKSPPSDHDHRRPPIFVLVICPTRELASQAAAEANKLLKYHPTIGVQVVIGGTRLALEQKRMQANPCQILVATPGRLRDHIENTAGFSNRLMGVKVLVLDEADHLLDMGFRKDIERIIAAVPKQRQTLMFSATVPEEVRQVCHIALRRDHEFINTVQEGTEETHSQVRQMHLVAPLDKHFPLLYVLLKDHIADDVDYKVLVFCTTAMVTRLVADLLGELNLNVREIHSRKPQSYRTRVSEEFRKSKGLILVTSDVSARGVDYPDVTLVIQVGLPADREQYIHRLGRTGRRGKEGQGILLLAPWEEFFLSTVKDLPIEKAPVVPSVDPDTKRKVEKALSHVDMKNKEAAYQAWLGYYNSNKKVGRDKYRLVELANEFSRSMGLDNPPAIPKLVLGKMGLRNIPGLRAK, translated from the exons ATGCATACAAAGCTGTTAACCCaaattcgtcttcttcatcccCTTCTTCCCATGAAGCCTCGtactcttcctcttctctcacGCGCCTTCTTCTTCCCTCCCTCCAAGTTTCTCCGAACCGCACCGTTTAAAGCTCGCGCCTTTTCCTCCCGGGCCCACGCTCACGCCCGCGACAAGCTTCCGGTTCGCCCCTCCAAGAGCCTCGTTGACGACGAGGCTGACCTCAGCGACTGGGTCGATGATTTGCGGACCGGCCGTGTCGACCGCTTCTCCCAGCGGTTCAGCAGCGACGAAGATGAAGACCGCAAATTCCGGCCGCCGCCGAGGAACAACAATAGGGCTTCCACCAATTTGGGGAAGAGGAGGGGCGAGGGTTTGCGGATAGGAAGGCAGAATGCGAACGCGAGGAGAAAGATTCGACCAAGGAGTGACGACGATGAGGAAGTGGTGGAGAGTAGAAGGAAGTTCAAAGGTGGTGGCGTTAGAGCGTTTCTCGGcgaagatgaaagtgaagatgaagagAGTGATGGTAGTGAGGAGGAGGAGATATTGAACAAGAGTAGAACCGCTTTGTTTGGTCAACAAAACGGTCTGAACCGGAAGACTGTTGAACCGACTCCTAGACCATCTTCTCCTGGAGGTTCTGATTCTTACCTGAGTGAATCAAG ATTTGACCAATGTTCAGTCTCCCAGCTGTCACTTAAAGGAGTAAAGGATGCTGGATATGAGAAAATGACAGTTGTGCAAGAGGCTACTCTTCCAGTAATTCTCAAAG gTAAGGATGTCCTTGCCAAGGCCAGGACAGGCACAGGAAAAACAGTAGCATTTTTG CTTCCATCAATTGAAGTTGTGGTGAAGTCACCTCCAAGTGATCATGACCACAGGCGGCCACCAATTTTTGTTCTTGTCATATGCCCAACTCGAGAACTTGCAAGTCAGGCTGCCGCAGAGGCCAATAAACTGCTGAAGTATCATCCTACCATTGGTGTTCAAGTTGTGATTGGAGGCACAAGACTTGCTTTAGAACAGAAACGAATGCAAGCAAACCCTTGCCAG ATCCTTGTTGCTACTCCTGGAAGGCTTAGAGATCATATTGAAAATACTGCTGGTTTTTCAAATAGGCTGATGGGTGTGAAGGTTTTGGTGCTTGATGAAGCTGATCATTTACTTGACATGGGATTTCGCAAAGACATTGAGAGGATAATTGCTGCAGTCCCTAAACAACGACAAACTCTTATGTTTTCTGCCACAGTTCCAGAAGAG GTGCGTCAAGTTTGTCATATTGCTTTGAGAAGGGATCATGAATTTATCAATACAGTTCAAGAGGGTACTGAGGAGACACATTCACAG GTCCGCCAGATGCATTTAGTTGCCCCATTGGACAAGCATTTCCCTTTACTATATGTTCTTCTGAAGGACCACATTGCAGATGATGTTGATTACAAG GTTCTTGTTTTCTGCACAACTGCTATGGTCACTAGACTTGTTGCTGATCTTCTTGGTGAGTTGAACTTGAATGTGAGAGAAATCCATTCAAGAAAGCCTCAGAGTTATAGAACCAGAGTCTCTGAGGAATTTCGGAAGTCAAAGGGTCTCATCCTGGTTACTTCAGATGTATCTGCTCGTGGAGTTGATTATCCAGATGTCACTCTTGTTATACAG GTTGGTTTGCCCGCAGATAGAGAACAATATATACATCGCTTGGGTAGAACAGGCCGAAGAGGGAAAGAAGGGCAGGGCATACTGCTGCTGGCTCCTTGGGAAGAGTTCTTTTTATCTACTGTAAAAGATTTGCCTATTGAGAAAGCTCCCGTGGTGCCTTCAGTTGATCCTGATACTAAGAGAAAG GTAGAAAAAGCTCTATCCCATGTGGATATGAAGAACAAAGAAGCAGCATATCAGGCATGGCTTGGTTACTATAATTCGAACAAGAAAGTGGGTCGTGACAAGTATAGGCTAGTGGAGCTTGCAAACGAGTTTAGTCGAAGCATGGGGCTTGATAACCCTCCAGCTATTCCTAAGCTGGTCCTTGGCAAGATGGGCCTCAGGAATATCCCTGGTTTACGTGCCAAATAG